The genomic region GATCGCGCGCAGGATCATCCGGACCGCCTGTTGGATCGCCTCCTTGTCCACGCCCGCTCTGACGCTGCGTGTCCGGCCTGCTCCGTTGACTCGGGTATTATGCTTGACCACGTCCGTCCACCCCTGCCGGTTCGATCGCGCCGGCGTGCAAAATAGCCTGCATCATCCGAACCAATCGGGCCATGAACTTCACGTCGTGCGTCCTGACCAGGTTGGCCCCCTGCGCTACGCCGTAGGCGACCGCGGCCGCCGTGCCTTCCAGCAGTTCCTCAAATGGGAGCCCCATCAGGTCGCGGATGTAGTTCTTCCGCGAGGTGGCCAGATAGATCGGGTAGCCCAAGCTGCGGAACTCCCCAAGCCTGCGCAGGACCTCCACATCGTGGTGCGGGGCCTTTCCAAAGCTGAACCCTGGGTCGATCACCACTTGCGCGCGCGGCACCCCGGCGGTTTCGGCTGCGGCGGTCCGCAATTCTAAGAATGCATAGACATCATCCACGACCGAACGGTACTGGGGGTCGAGCTGGCGGACCTTTGGACGCCCCTGAATGTGCATGATCACCAGAGCCGCCCCGGAGGCCGCGGCGATCTCGGCCATCCGGATATCAGCAAGACCGCTGATGTCGTTGATGAGCACGGCGCCGGCATCGACGGCGCTGCGGGCGACCTCAGGAGTGTAGGTATCGACGCTCACGGGAACAGGTATGCGGGCGGCCAGGACCTCGACCAACGGCACGACGCGGCGGCTCTCTTCGTCCGGGTCCACCCGGGGACCGGGGCGCGCGGTTTCCCCTCCAACCTCGATCAGATCGGCTCCCTCGGCGGCCATCTCCTCCGCCCTGTGGATCGCCGCCTCCCGGTCGAAGTACCGACCTCGATCGTAGAACGAGTCGGGGGTGGCATTAAGGATCCCCACGACGAGGGGACGGCGGAGGTCGAGTGTTCGCGCACCCGCGCGCAGGACGCGCGGAGGGTTTCGGAACCGGTCGAGCGCGCGGACCGCGGCGGCGAGCGCATCGTGCGCGGGCGAGGCCACCGCGGCGAAGCGTGACCGCGGTCCCTCGATGACGATGTCCCCATCGCCCAATGAGGCCCGCAACCCAAGGCGGGCAGATGCGTCCGCCACCTCCGCCATCTGGTTCTGCGGCAGGCCGCTGACCTTGACGGCGTAGACACCTTCCCCGCCGGCCCCGGGCGGCGCCGGCCACCGGATCACCCGGCCGGAAAGGGCGGCGGGCGGATGCCCGGACTCCGAGCCCTGTGGATCGACGGTGGGCC from bacterium harbors:
- the folP gene encoding dihydropteroate synthase, with protein sequence MASSRPTVDPQGSESGHPPAALSGRVIRWPAPPGAGGEGVYAVKVSGLPQNQMAEVADASARLGLRASLGDGDIVIEGPRSRFAAVASPAHDALAAAVRALDRFRNPPRVLRAGARTLDLRRPLVVGILNATPDSFYDRGRYFDREAAIHRAEEMAAEGADLIEVGGETARPGPRVDPDEESRRVVPLVEVLAARIPVPVSVDTYTPEVARSAVDAGAVLINDISGLADIRMAEIAAASGAALVIMHIQGRPKVRQLDPQYRSVVDDVYAFLELRTAAAETAGVPRAQVVIDPGFSFGKAPHHDVEVLRRLGEFRSLGYPIYLATSRKNYIRDLMGLPFEELLEGTAAAVAYGVAQGANLVRTHDVKFMARLVRMMQAILHAGAIEPAGVDGRGQA